In Paludibaculum fermentans, the genomic stretch GGTGCCGTGCGGCTTCGTACACCTCTTCCGTAGTCTTGGCAGCATAGGCTTTCTGCACCGCGTCTGCCCGATCGCCATAGAACTTCGTAATTGCATTGGCGAGGGTCTCGGGCGTCGGTTCGCCTGGGCCCAATACAAACCTCGCCGACTGCTCCTGTGTGTTGGAGCCCGCCAGCAGCGGGATCTTCGCCTGCTCGCCCGCCTCGAAGATCGCGACCAGCGGCTTGGGCAGGAAGTAGCCATCCAGAGTCGCGCCAAAGCGGAATCCCTGGGTTTTGCTGACGGCTTCCTGGACCTGCTCCGCGGTCATTGTCCGGAGTGCAGTCAACGTAGCGGCCCCAACCGCCGTTCCGAACCTCGCGCCATTCTGCTCCGCCGCGGCGAGGGGCTGCGGCGGCAAGCTGGAGATCATCGCTCCGCTCTCGCCGATCGCCCCGGCCATCAGATCTCTTGAAAGCGGAGAAGCCATCAGCGCGCTGACCGAGATGGAACCGGCCGACTCGCCGGCGATCGTGATGCGCTGCGGATCCCCGCCAAACGCGGCGATGTTCTGCTTGACCCACTGGAGGGCCGCCACCTGGTCGAGCAGCCCATAGTTGCCCGCCGCGTGGTGGGGCGATTCCTGGGTGAGTTCCGGATGCGCGAAGAAGCCGAAGATATTGGTTCGGTAGTTGATCGAAACCGCGACCATCCCTTTGCTCGCCATGTTTTCGCCGTCATAGCGAGGCTCGGAGCCATCTCCGTTCTGGAAGCCGCCGCCGAAAACATAGAAGAGCACAGGGAGCTTTTCCTTGGATGAGTTGGCGGAGGTCCAGACATTCAGGTAAAGGCAATCCTCACTCATGCCATTGCTGCGGAACCAGTAGTCGCCGCCAGGGCCGGTGCGCTGCATGCAGCGCGGCCCGAACTGGTCGGCTTTCCGGATCCCCTTCCAGTTTTTGACAGGCTGCGGAGGACGCCAGCGGAGGTCGCCCACTGGCGGCTGGCCGAACGGGATGCCTTTGAAACTGCGTACGCCGTCCTTCGGCGCGGTAGTGGATTCGAGAATGCCATTGGCCGTCTTGACTCGATCGGCGGCGAACGCCGGCTGAAGAACTCCGGCACAAATCGCAAGGAGGGGAAGGATCACCAACTGGGGGGACTTCATAGGTTTTGGACTCACGGGGATAATATCACCGCCAGAGGAACCCGGCGGAGGGCGACACAGCGGGCAATCGTCCCTGGAGTACGAACGCCGCCCTGCGGATCATGGGGTACGGCAGTTCCAGCAGTTGCGAGCTAGCGGGACCGCCACCAGAGCAGCGACTCCCGCACCGCCTCATCAGACCGGTAGCGCGGACGGTAGTCGAGCAGGCGCTGCGCCTTCGCGATGCTGCAGTTCGGCGAACGCGCAATGTGATCCCACGTCATCTCCGCGTCTTTCTGCGACACGGTCTCACGCCACTCGTTCCAGGGCAGGAACGAGAGATTCGCTTCCTTTCCGAACCAGCCGGCCACCCGCTCGGCAAAGCCGCGCAACGTCAGGGCCGCGGGAGAGACGATGTGGAAAGACTCGCCTGTCGATGCAGACCTGCGCGCGACAGCATTCGTGAACGCCTGCGCCACGTCGGCGGCGTGCACGTGATGCACGGTCTCCAGTCCGAAGTTCGGAAGGACCACTGCCCCACCCTGCGCCAGTTTCTCGAATACCTCCGGATTGAAGTTTGCCGCTGGGTTGAGCGGCAGCCAACCGCAACCCACCAGGTGTCCGGGATGCAGCAGCGTAGCCGGAAACCCGTGCTCGCGCGCCTCGCCGAGCAGGTACTCCTCGATCGCAGCCTTCTGGCGGCCATAGTCGCTGATGGGTCTTCGCGGTTGATCCTCAGTCGTGGGGACCTCCACACTGTGGCCGTGGATCCAGATGGTTCCGCAGTGGAGAAAGTGGCCCACATTGCCGCGCAGCGCCTCCACCAATTGCCGCGCACTCCCGAGCGTGTAGCACGTGAGGTCGATGACCGCGTCGGCTTTCAGTTCCGCAAGGCGCGAGCCAAAGGTACCCGCGGCCTCTTCCACCATGCGATCCAGCGGGACGTGCTCTACCACGGCCCACCCATCGTGCGGTTGATAGGGCTGACGCTGGCCCCGGCTGACACACAGCACGGCATGGCCGGCCTCGACGAGTTGTGGAATGAGATAGGTCCCGATGTGTCCGGAACCACCAATGACGGCGATACGCATGAGGGTGAAGTACTCTCAGATTAACAGCTCGCCTGGTGAGTGCAGCGGGAGATGAGACCCTGGCGGATAGGCGAAACGTAGCGTGGGCTCCCACGCGCATCCGGCCACCGGCCGCACCGTCAGAGGCAGCATTCCCGCAGGCAGGGAACGGCGGAGCAGCCCCGCGCATATTGGGAATCCCGGCGAATTACCGCCTGGTGCTATTTGGCCAGGGTCGCCGTAAACTCGCCCTCGACGCTGTATTCTTCCACCAGCACACTACCCGTGATCTTGCTTGTTCCGTCCAGCGTGCCCTTATACTTGATCGTCAGCGGCGCGCCGTTGTACTCCGACTTGAACGTCCATGCGACCGTCTTGTCCGCCACTTTTCCGGCAAGCTTGCCCGTTGCCTGGTCGGAGTCGCAGGTGCCGGTGAGATCGCTGCCCTCCTGGGTTAACGTGCAGGTCTGGTCACTCTCGTTACCGGCAACGTTCAAGTGGACCTGCCATTTTCCGCTGAGTGAAACCCTATCCTGAGCACTGGCAACCACCGCCGTGGAAACGAGCAGGAGTTGGAGGAGCAAGAGTCGCATTTGGTGGCCTTTCGGGGACGAGTTTGGCTTGTGGGCCATAGGGGCAGTATATTGGCACACAGTGCCAAAGTCAACATTAACTGACATGAATGCTTCTTTGTGAAGGTTGCTGCCTTGAGAGGCAGCAGTTCAGTTCCGCCCGCTCCCCTGGCGGAGGCACTCCCCCCGTTCAGACCTCCGCCCAGCGGCGGGAAAGGGTTGGAGAGAATGCAGCATGGCCCAAATCGTGAATTCGCGCTGCGTGCTGGCGGTTCGCAACCTCCAGGTATCCACTCGCTACTACACGGATGTCCTCGGCTTCCGCAAAGATCCGATCGATGCCGAAGGCTGGAGCTTTCTCACTCGCGATTGCTTCCGCGTGATGCTCGGCGAATGCGTGGACGAGATCCCCGCCGGCGAACTCGGCAACCACTCCTACTACGCATACTGGAATGTCGTAGGCGTGGATGACCTGTTCCGCGAATTCGCCGCGAAGGGGGCACTCATCACCTCTTCGCCAACGAACAAACCATGGGGTCTGCGAGAGTTCGGCTTGAGCACCCCGGACGGACACAGAATCGTCTGCGGTGAGCCGATCGGAGGCTAGCTCCCCAGACAGGCTCACCGCAGAACCCCTGATTCCCATTCAGGGGCCATTCGCGAACTGACGACAGGCGCCTACTGCACGTCGAGCATAACGACGGACTTTGCGGGAAGGACAACCTTCAGCTTGCCCGCTTCGATGCTGGCGCCGGTGAAAGCCGCGGGCTTCACAGCCGTGGGCTGATCGAACGTGTTGTGCGTGTTGATCTCCGGGGCAGTGAGCACGCGTCCGGTGACGGAAGCAGCGGTGATACCGGCCAGCTCAGCCGTGACCGTCACGGCAGCGTTGGGATCAACATTCACCAGGCCGATATGCATAAGGCCATCCTTGCCACGCACCGCGGTGGCGCTCACGGCGGGCAGCGTCGAGCCGTCTTTGCTGTACCAGGGTGATTTGACGTCGATGGGCAGAGCCGTGGCGTCCTGATAGGCCTTGAACATCTCGAAGACGTGATAGGTCGGCGTCAGCACCATCTTCTCGTCCTTCGTGAGGATCATGGCCTGTAGTACGTTGATCATCTGGGCGATATTGGCCATCTTGATGCGGTCAGCATGCCTGGTGAAGATGTTGATGTTCAGGGCGGCCACGATAGCGTCGCGCAGGGTGTTCTGCTGGTAGAGGAAGCCGGGGTTGGTGCCGGGCTCTGTGTCGAACCAGGTGCCCCACTCATCCACGGCCAGCCACACCCGCTTCTGCGGATCGTATTTGTCCA encodes the following:
- a CDS encoding carboxylesterase/lipase family protein: MILPLLAICAGVLQPAFAADRVKTANGILESTTAPKDGVRSFKGIPFGQPPVGDLRWRPPQPVKNWKGIRKADQFGPRCMQRTGPGGDYWFRSNGMSEDCLYLNVWTSANSSKEKLPVLFYVFGGGFQNGDGSEPRYDGENMASKGMVAVSINYRTNIFGFFAHPELTQESPHHAAGNYGLLDQVAALQWVKQNIAAFGGDPQRITIAGESAGSISVSALMASPLSRDLMAGAIGESGAMISSLPPQPLAAAEQNGARFGTAVGAATLTALRTMTAEQVQEAVSKTQGFRFGATLDGYFLPKPLVAIFEAGEQAKIPLLAGSNTQEQSARFVLGPGEPTPETLANAITKFYGDRADAVQKAYAAKTTEEVYEAARHLASARFISHGTWKWTELQMKSGTKPVYRYLYARVRPPYLGMPGQPPPAAPAGLPAGPQGAVHSAEIQYAMGNLILDKRYTWEPADFEVSKQMQAYFVNFIKTANPNGAGLPNWPAYTSGDNYQIMRIDVESHAEPEAHRNRYLAIDSALAK
- a CDS encoding NAD-dependent epimerase/dehydratase family protein; this encodes MRIAVIGGSGHIGTYLIPQLVEAGHAVLCVSRGQRQPYQPHDGWAVVEHVPLDRMVEEAAGTFGSRLAELKADAVIDLTCYTLGSARQLVEALRGNVGHFLHCGTIWIHGHSVEVPTTEDQPRRPISDYGRQKAAIEEYLLGEAREHGFPATLLHPGHLVGCGWLPLNPAANFNPEVFEKLAQGGAVVLPNFGLETVHHVHAADVAQAFTNAVARRSASTGESFHIVSPAALTLRGFAERVAGWFGKEANLSFLPWNEWRETVSQKDAEMTWDHIARSPNCSIAKAQRLLDYRPRYRSDEAVRESLLWWRSR
- a CDS encoding VOC family protein; translation: MAQIVNSRCVLAVRNLQVSTRYYTDVLGFRKDPIDAEGWSFLTRDCFRVMLGECVDEIPAGELGNHSYYAYWNVVGVDDLFREFAAKGALITSSPTNKPWGLREFGLSTPDGHRIVCGEPIGG